A genome region from Manihot esculenta cultivar AM560-2 chromosome 5, M.esculenta_v8, whole genome shotgun sequence includes the following:
- the LOC110615104 gene encoding CLAVATA3/ESR (CLE)-related protein 25 has translation MVIGGSSVPFRVLVVAIAALGFACLLLIATLQTGPTKSTARTVEATASFKLDADIGREKLIYDPELDINYMMSKRKVPNGPDPIHNRRAGNSKRPPGQV, from the exons ATGGTTATTGGTGGCAGCTCTGTGCCGTTTAGGGTGTTGGTTGTGGCGATTGCAGCTCTGGGATTTGCGTGTCTTCTGTTAATTGCAACTCTGCAAACTGGACCAACCAAAAGCACAGCAAGAACCGTTGAAGCCACTGCAAGTTTCAAACTTGACGCAGATATAGGAAGAGAAAAGCTTATTTATGATCCAGAATTGGATATCAACTACATGATGAGCAAGAGAAAAGTTCCCAATGGCCCTGATCCCATTCATAACAG GAGAGCTGGGAACTCGAAACGACCTCCTGGGCAAGTTTAG